One window of Oreochromis niloticus isolate F11D_XX linkage group LG23, O_niloticus_UMD_NMBU, whole genome shotgun sequence genomic DNA carries:
- the LOC109196796 gene encoding E3 ubiquitin/ISG15 ligase TRIM25-like, whose translation MSAASCLLSKDQFLCSICLDVFTDPVSTPCGHNFCKNCISHHWDISYRCQCPLCKKVFETTPELHINTFISEMVSQFRHEAQQKVSSSSAEQQAAKPGEVPCDICTGTKLKALKSCLVCLASYCQTHLEPHLTMKGLKRHQLIDPEENLEGRMCMKHDNPLELFCKTDQTCVCVLCSVIDHKTHEFVPLREECEGKKAELGKTDV comes from the coding sequence ATGTCTGCTGCCAGCTGTCTTCTATCGAAAGATCAGTTTCTGTGCTCCATCTGTCTGGATGTCTTCACTGATCCAGTCTCCACACCATGTGGACACAActtctgcaaaaactgcatcAGTCATCACTGGGATATCAGCTACAGGTGTCAATGTCCTTTGTGTAAAAAGGTGTTTGAGACCACACCTGAGCTGCACATCAACACTTTCATCTCTGAGATGGTTTCTCAGTTCAGACATGAAGCTCAGCAGaaagtcagcagcagcagcgcagAGCAACAAGCTGCCAAACCAGGAGAAGTTCCCTGTGACATCTGCACTGGAACCAAACTGAAGGCCCTGAAGTCCTGCCTGGTGTGTCTGGCCTCCTACTGTCAGACTCACCTGGAGCCTCATCTGACAATGAAAGGTCTGAAAAGACATCAGCTGATCGATCCTGAGGAGAACCTGGAAGGCAGGATGTGTATGAAGCATGATAATCCTCTGGAGCTGTTCTGTAAGACCGATCAGACATGTGTCTGCGTGCTCTGCTCTGTTATAGACCACAAGACTCATGAGTTTGTTCCTCTGAGAGAAGAATGTGAAGGAAAGAAGGCAGAACTGGGGAAGACTGACGTCTGA